A genomic stretch from Microbacterium proteolyticum includes:
- a CDS encoding inositol monophosphatase family protein: MTSPADLLDLATRIARDAGELAHRRRREGVTVAATKSAAADIVTAADREVEAYIRAELVRERPDDGFFGEESGAEEGTSGITWVVDPIDGTVNYAYGIPAWAISIAAVEGTAETATWTALAGVVFNPVTGELFRAARGGGAWLGDQQLSVSEVGDAGGLVATGFGYNPETHAPALAQLSRVMPIARDVRRIGAASLDLASVAAGRVDAYYERGTHPWDHAAGALLVEEAGGRVGGAPGGRPGNGMVIAAGSEFFSRLEPLLDYDR; this comes from the coding sequence ATGACCTCTCCCGCCGACCTGCTCGACCTCGCCACGCGCATCGCCCGAGACGCCGGTGAGCTGGCCCACCGTCGCCGTCGCGAGGGGGTGACGGTCGCCGCCACCAAGTCCGCCGCGGCCGACATCGTCACCGCCGCCGACCGCGAGGTCGAGGCCTACATCCGCGCTGAGCTGGTCCGAGAGCGACCGGATGACGGATTCTTCGGCGAGGAGTCCGGCGCCGAGGAGGGCACGAGCGGGATCACGTGGGTCGTCGACCCGATCGACGGCACCGTCAACTACGCGTACGGCATCCCGGCGTGGGCGATCAGTATCGCGGCGGTCGAGGGTACGGCCGAGACGGCGACCTGGACGGCGCTCGCCGGCGTGGTCTTCAACCCCGTGACGGGGGAGCTCTTCCGCGCCGCGCGCGGCGGCGGGGCGTGGTTGGGCGACCAGCAGCTCTCCGTCAGCGAGGTGGGGGATGCGGGTGGACTCGTCGCCACGGGCTTCGGCTACAACCCCGAGACGCACGCCCCCGCGCTTGCGCAGCTGTCGCGCGTCATGCCGATCGCCCGCGACGTGCGGCGCATCGGCGCGGCGTCGCTCGATCTGGCATCCGTCGCCGCCGGACGCGTCGACGCCTATTACGAGCGCGGCACTCACCCCTGGGATCACGCCGCCGGAGCCCTGCTGGTCGAGGAGGCCGGGGGGCGTGTGGGCGGTGCGCCCGGCGGGCGGCCCGGCAACGGCATGGTCATCGCGGCGGGCTCGGAGTTCTTCTCGCGCCTGGAGCCCCTGCTTGATTACGACCGGTGA